The sequence GGATCTCGTTCCCACTACCCCTCTTGTTTCTCTCGCTCGCCACAAGTTTCACGATGATTCTGAATCTGCGATCAACGATCAGATCAAGTATGTGTTCTTgtttaacttattttattttatttgcttgtCAGAATCGAGTTAGCTTGGCTGATTATATTGGTTAATACGTGACGGTGTGTGTCTGAATCTTAACAtgtcttatttgtttttgtgtgaaTCATCATAGCGTGGAGTACAACGTCTCCTACATCTACCATGCCCTGTATGCCTACTTCGACAGAGATAATGTCGGCTTGAAAGGTTTCGCAAGGTGAGTTCCTTTATTGTAAAGAAAACCGTATTTGTGTCTCTTCAGCTGGTTGGTCatcatctttttgttgttgtattgtttTACTGATATAGGTTCTTTAACGATTCGAGTCTTGAAGAACGAGGTCATGCTGAGAAGTTTATGGAGTATCAGGTAAATTCAGATAAAACTATCAGGTAGTGGATTTTTGATAATGTTGCTTatgttttgatggattttgatCTTCAGAACAAGCGTGGTGGGAGAGTGAAGCTGCAATCTATTTTGATGCCCGTCTCTGAATTTGATCACGAGGAGAAGGGAGATGCTTTGTATGGTAAGTTGACTCATACTACATCACTATGGTCTTTTAAATATTATGCTCTTTGATTAATGattctgacttttttttatgaatCAGCCATGGAGCTTGCATTGTCTTTGGAGAAACTTACTAATGAAAAGCTTCTGAAGTTACAAAGTGTAAGGACCTTATCTTTTCATCATTAGAATTATGAATGCTAAGCCTTAAAGCCATGATTGCAGTAACAGGGCAGGCTTTGACAGTGAAAAAGATGATTAGATTAATCTCTCTCCCCTGTTTGATCCTGCAGGTTGGTGTGAAGAACAATGATGTGCAGCTGGTTGATTTTGTAGAATCTGAGTTTCTAGGCGATCAGGTAAAAACACAAAGTTTTCATATTATCATTACATTAAAGTAGGCAACGATCTTCCTCACGTAACCTGTAAAAACAGGTCGGAGCCATCAAGAAAATCTCAGAGTACGTTGCACAGCTAAGAAGAATGGGAAAGGGTCACGGTAAGTCCTTTTAAACCCATAAGCCTCAAAACTGCAATTGCACTTACTTTTGGGTGTTACATTAACTCCCCTTCCGGTGTGAAAACTGCAGGAGTGTGGCATTTTGATCAAATGCTTCTCAATGAGGGTTAAGGAAGTAGAGCTGCagcttttgatgatgatgatgattcggTTACAGTCTTCCTTGTGCTATACGGCACCGTTtgtcctttcttttctttagttttgtttaacCGAATGGTTGAGAGTGTGTTGTTAATGCTGCTGAATAATGTAATAACTCGTAGTCTAATAAAAAATGCAACTATGCAAGTCCACTGCTTTAATGCGACTCTTGCCATATGTTTTACCGGTGACTGAAGTTACTACTCCTAACTTTCAAAAGATTGAGCTTGGATCTtgtttagaaataaaaaaaacttaggtttgattttggtttaaatgcCAATCATATACTATGACATAGAGATCCCTCGTCTGTCGAAGCCGACTACCTGTCGTTATGGTATGGCGTTGGAAAAAGATTGTATCTATAAAGAAACCACCAAAACAGAGCCAAAATTGGAGAATACGAAGCGACTTCACAGCTTTAACTAGcattattcaagaaaaaaaaaaaaactcttcctcAATGGAAAATGACCTTCCTCACCGATCAATCCACAATTCTTCCAGCCTCTTCTTCCTGGATTCGACAGCCACCTCGTGATCTATCTCTCTCCTCACTTTTTTGCTCTGGTATGCATGAAACTGTTTGTTTGATCTCTCCCtggctttcttttctttgcagGACATTCGCATTGCGTTCTTCTCAAAGCACATGGGGGGAGCAACTAACGAGGACAATGCGGTGGTGAAGCTGAAATCAAACGCTTCTGATATAACCTGGCAAGTGAAGATAGAGGGTCGGAGACTCACCGAAGGCTGGCAAACGTTCGCCATCTGCCATGACCTCCGGGTCGGCGGCATAGTTGTTTTCAGACATGATGGAGGTTTGTTGTTCCATGTCACGTGTTTTGGACCAAGCTGCTGTGAGATTCAatacgatgatgatgatgatgatgtcattCAAATATCCTCTGGTACGACTCTCTCTCTTTAGCACAAAACCGGATTCAATGTACacttaaaaaaagttaaactgCAATACCAAGATTCTGTTTAAGTTCTCATCCaaagttgaaagttgaaacagaTTCAGAGAAGAATCAGAACACAGCAGAAGCAGGAGGATCTTCATCAGATCATCACTCTTGTTTTGTAGCATGTGTCACCGAGTTGAATCTACGCAAAGATATACTGGTGAATGCTTACTTTTGCATTTAATTACTTTTCCTTAAACTGCATAATTACTTTTGCAAGGAGGAATCTAATGCTTAAAGGAGTTTTTTGGATTCTAATCATGTACTGATATACACTCTCTGTAAGTTATGCAGTTTCTCCCTAGAGGTTTCTCAAGATCTAATGGTTTGATGGATCGTAAGTGTGAGATCATTCTATTGAATAAAGATGGGACACCATGGACATTGATCCTGAGTCATAAACCAGACGGTGAGGTTTACATCAGAAGCGGTTGGACAAGTTTCTGCTTCGAAAATCGACTAAGAGTCAACGATGTTTTAACCCTTAAGCTCGTGCAAACCGGTACAACACCTGTTCTCCagctttgttcttcttcaacGACGAGCCAATGCAGATTCTTGACACTAACTCTCAGACCATACAATCTTATACAGCTGGTAAGTAAGTTTGCATCAACCATTTTAACATTAGTTTCAGAGTTTTGTAATGTTTTCGAGTTCTTTATGGCAGTGTCTACCGAGGAAATTTGTTAAGGCGAATGGTATCGAGAAAGCGAGGAAAATAACTCTCCTGGATCAATATGATGTCAAGCGGACGACGATTCTTAAACCGAACGGCAAACGTGCAAATATGAGTTTGGGAAAAGAGTGGAGAGAGTTTTGTTATGTTAATGGAGTGAATGTAGGTGAGTCCTTCAAGCTGGAACTCATCAAGGAAAAAGAAGACACAGCTACTCATCTACTTAAGTTCTGCTCCAAAGTCGTCAACTTTCCCTGAATTTGTATTGCTTTTGTAGAACCTACCTGAAATGtactttgttttgtggtttttggCTGCTTTGTAACGAGGTTTTAGCAGTTTGGGATGAACAATGGAAAATGCTAATATATATGCTTGGCTTGGCTGGTTTCTTTGATGTTCCaactcaaactcatcatcctcaAGTATTGAAAACCTTCCAGATATCAAATACCAAATCTCAAAAGTAGTcatctatttattatataactaCAAAATAGATCAGATTGAATAGATATTttgtaaaacatcaaaaaggCAGACACATGGAATGACACATCCAGCTAACCATTCAAAGTAAGTGAGACAAACTGAATATCAGTTATATATGGAGTTGATTAATGTCTGAAACTATGCATATATATGCCTTATAGAGTAACTTATCTTcataactatataatatacataaagaGGGGACACCGTTAAATGAATACTTACATTTCTTCGGCCTCCTCGaatatcttcatcttctcatATGTTTGGAAATTTCTTCGtctctctttattattttcCAAACGACATCGTTTATCAGGTTCTAACAGTCAAAgttcatattttcatatttttactgAATATTTGCTAAACGGCATCATTTAAAGGCAAGAGACCCCACTTAACCTTCTGAACAATCTAGAAGGTTACAATAGACGCCGACTTCTTTATAGTCGTCAAATTGATTCCGTCGATTTGCCGAAAACTCGAAATTCCTACTCTCTCAGTTGATATCTCTCGGTCTCATGGCGAATCCGGCGGAAGAACCCGACGTGAATCCACCAATCCGAGAaccccaagaagaagaagaagaagaagttgaagaactgaacggagacgaagaagaagaggatgattaCGAaggagaagacgatgatgacACCGAGTCGAAATCTCAAACTCGCGAAGGCCGGTCCAGTGTAGACAGGATCAAAGCGGAATCGCTTTTCCGTCGGATGAGAGCTGCTCCTGTGCCGGTGCGTGTCCACGACGTGATTGTCAAAGGAAACGAGAAGACCAAAGACCATATCATCGAGGCGGAACTGGAAGCTGCGAGAGAGGCGACCACGTTGCAGGAGCTTCTCGAAGCTTCTAGGGTTGCTAATTCGAATCTCCGAGCGTTAGATATCTTTGATTCCGTCAACATTACGCTCGATTCTGGTCCTCCTGAGCTTCCTGGTACCACCAATGTTGTAATTGAAGTCGTCGAGAGCAAAAGCCCTCTCACCGGCCAAATTGGCGTCTACACTAAAGCTGAGGTATTTGCTTTAATAGGAACAATTCACTACTATGCTTCAGTTGAGTTTGTTTATTCGGTATTGGTTTCGATAGAGTTGAATCTGGACTGATGATGTGCATTGCTCTTTTAGGCTAGATCATCAAGCATTGAAGCATCTTTGAAGTATAAGAACATTTTTGGCTATGGAGATATTTGGGACGGGTCTATAGTTCATGGCTATGACAACTCTGCTGAGGTTGCCTTGGGGATGTATCTGCCAAGGTTCAGAGGATTATCTACTCCTTTTACTTCTCGTCTTTACCTTTCGACTCAAGACTGGCTTAAGTTTTCATCGTATAAAGAACGTTCCCTCGGTCTTTCTCTCGGTCTTCTCTCAAGCAAGTATCACGAGCTGGTTTACACGATTGCGTGGCGTAATCTGATAGATCCATCCCGTGCGGCTTCAGTGTCAATAAGGAGGCAACTGGGACACAATCTGCTTTCTGCATTGAAATATACTTTCAAATTTGACCAGAGAAACTCGTACTTGAGGCCAACTAGTGGATATGCTTTCATCTCTACTTCTCAAATTGGTGGTCTTGCTCCTGATAGCCGAAGCTTACGCTTCTTGAAGCAGGTTCGTCCCCTCATTTACATGAACTTTATCTAAGTTTGGGAAGTTGAGTTTGCTTACACAGCAAATTCTGTGGTACCAGTCCCTTGTTTACATTCATATCTTCCCTAGTGTAGTACGTCTGAAAGTTATGCTCACTGTGAGAGGAAATAACAAGAATCTTAGACCTCTGATACTTTTTAGCACCCATTGTCATTTGTTTTCTCAGGAGATTGATCTTCGATATGCTGTTCCTTTCGGGTTTTACAACGCTGCTCTCAACTTTGGTGTGTCTGGGGGTGTCTCCTTTCCGTGGGGAAGCGGATACCAAAACCGTCCTTCCTCTGTGCCAGAGAGGTTCTTCTTGGGTGGCAATTCATCGCCTCTATGTTCTTTAGGTGGGCCATCTGCACTATGGGGATTCAAGACCAGAGGACTTGGTCCCAACGAGCCAAAGAGGAAAGGCGATAATGAACGGGATTTTGTTGGAGGAGATGCAGCGGTGACTGCATTTGCGGATCTCTCATTTGATTTGCCAGTGAGATGgttaagagagagaggaatCCACGGGCATGTGTTTGCATCTGCGGGGAATATGACAAAGTTATCGGAGAATGAGTTTAGGAACTTCACTGTTCCAAAGTTCTTGGAGACATTCAGAACTTCAGTTGGTGCTGGAATCGTCTTACCAACTAGTGTATTCCGTATGGAGGTTTGGCTCTCATCACTACTCTCCCTTTATGCATTTTTATCGAATGAGAAAGTGCAGTGATTAACACCAAAATTATCcgtcgttttgtttttgttatgagaCAGCTTAACTACTGCCATATattgaagaaacaagaacacgATCAAGCGAGATCAGGGGTTTGCGTGACATTCTCTGCCTCGTCCTGAGAAATTTTAGCTGAAGAAGGTACTCAATATGATATggcctttcatttttttttggtcttaaagCCGTGTCCCTGTGTCTGGCAgaatctttgattttattgttgaATCGAGAAAACTTTACAAAGAgagttgattatttttgttatgttcGCATGGATTTCTCATTTCTGAATCCACGaggaatgataacaaaaaaaggaagaccaaaaaaatactattgaaCCACCATTAATTGGTTGAATAACAGCCACTATTCTATTCTTAATGATGCTGATGAACTCTTGACGCTGTGGATCATACTAGGACTAGTAACAAAGTCATCtttacttgaatttttttttcttggctaTCCATGACTGTCTATTTATCGTAAAGTGTTCTATATATTCAAGAAAATTAGATTAGCGTAAAGAGGATGAGAAAAAAGCTCTTGCAAGTCAACGAGTATCATTCATACTGTCTGTTTCTTTCGCCTTATGCTCTTTCGTAATAACTATCCTCatctgatttattttcttcactaAGACGTTtcctattgtttttttgttgttgttttgaatttggttgGACAAACAACGTTTTGAAGTTTCCTGTACGTAATTAGAGTAAGGCACAATGTGTGGAAATTGACTATTAAATACGTACAACGACTTATAGTTATAGGAAATTAAGCTGTGTTCGATTTATTTTTGTGaagttgtccaaaaaaaaaaaaaggacttatTTTTGTGGAGTAGAGTCTATTATTATATACTTATGCTATATAAAGAGATGGACACGAAACCATGTTACTTGCCATCAGAATTTCCACCATCGCCTTTGGTTTTTCATTATCGTTatgaaagaaaactaaagtAAATTAGCTTGAGGACGAAACGCTAGCTCTTGGAACTCGTATCATTCCTATTTTACTCGTTattttccattctttttttcatGGATTTCTCAATTTCTGGACAGGCAACCTTTTCGATTTCATGCACGTGTATTTTAAAGTACGACAAAAATGTGTGAATTCACTATTCAACTCACCATAGCAATTTAATAGAACACTTCGTAttaatactaggttttgaatctaGGTACGCGTaggtttatttaatatattttggtaaaatttatatatgattaatgacagttatgaaatattagcttatataaaattttaaattacaattgattggtgaaaattttatttttaaaaatataaaagtcaattattttaaaaattcaaatctgatcaaaagaatcataaaattaattGGACATCCataaaaacgaaacaattttaattGAACGCTACCActtatgttttcgtgtttttttattttttatattctttcttgtcattttcattgtcaaaatttgtggtaattgtcatcggtacttttaccgtctggttcttcgttatactctttttcttcttcttcctcgtcaacttgttcacattctttcactgaaaaaccttttttttagactaccacacaacttgttagcccatcaaactccaagaacaaaatcatttattttctcataaaatttgagaaattcaagaagaccagcatagtcaacacatgcatccaattattgataaattcatccatatacttatttggttttagatccacatgtactaataattatttatttaatctgaatcatatgatatatagaaatatgagtacactatcagaacatattaattataaataaatagtatcaataatattatatcatcaaataatatcaaccatattatattatcaaataactgtaATTGTATATAACCGTAACCGCTTAAACcggaaccgtatttaaacgtaaccgtttattaaacggttatggttatggttaaacaaaatttctaaccataactgATGGTTAATAAACTGTTACTGTGACAACCATAACcatggtcatgcctatgtaaatctaataaaacatgtgtgtttgttgtccatctttcttctttaaaccccaaaacttgactcaaacatcaaatctaGGTTTgacgatgtcaatccttcttccttagacccaaaaaaaaaataattaaagaatatcaactcatctataaaatcatacacaaaaatatgttttacagctcataagaaataaaaagcacaaacgtagataaataatataatttatgttttacatcaatatttctaataatttaaacttttaaaaggtttcgaaatataaaatttgaaccttttaaaaagtttcaatatttataatatttaaacttttaaaattttaaatattataatatttttttgaaactgtttaaagttttaatttgatcataaaaaaaaccatatcaaaccaaataaaacttttaaacttggacgcctgataaatcaagctttcctgctcattcgttgttggaagcatattaattttatttatacttgttctgaaccattgtctaaaaaatttctagctgatgtgggatattgtgcttagttatttgatttccataaatttaaaatttttctttttctaaaaaaatctgtaaatttaaaaaatgttaatgaatgacatgtcaaatcatgataggttgtttaaaataattcttaatatagaaaattctagaaattgtataaaatgttaataagtgatatgtcaaatttctactggtcgtttaaaatcctatgtggacgggCTTAGGaacttatagcttctactttttattagtatagactaggttttgaatccacgcTACGCATGggtttgtttgatatattttgataaaaattataaatgattgattacgataataaaatattatcttattaaaaaaatcaaaattagtactaaggaaaaaaaattaaacttcaaatacacaatttttaaaaatataaaaatcagttgtgttataaaatcaaatctgataaaaaaatcatgaatttaactcgacgtccaggcgagacaaatcaaactgatgacctcacatatcataaaccatttttttaacCACCagaaaaaacgaaacaattttataatcatgaatttaactcgttttcatatttaattgatcgctaccacctatgttttcgtgtttttattcaatgttttcttattcttcatattctttcttgtcattttcattgtcaaaatttgtggtaattgtcatcggtacttttaccgtttggttcttcgttataatctttttatttttcttcctcgtcaacttcttcacattcttccactgaaaaacctttttttagactaccacacaacttgttaacccatcaaactccaagaacaaaattatttattttctcataaaatttgtgaaattcataaAGAcgagcatagtcaacacatgcacccaattattgataattttatccatatacttatttggttttagattcacGCGTATAGaaatttctcaaaccaaaatccttacttggtttataatattttaaaaacataataaaatatactaataattatttatttaatatgaatcatatggtatatagaaatatgagtacactataagaatatattaattataaataaataatatcagttatattatatcatcaaataatatcaaccttatcatattatcaaataaccgtaaccgtatataacagtaaccgcttgaaccgtaaccgtatttaaacgaaaccgtttaaccgtttgttaaacggttatggttaaagttacaaaatttttaaaccaTAACCGATAgttaataaaccttaattatgacaaccgtaaccctggtcatgcttatgtatagctaataaaacatgtgtgtttgtcgtccatctttcttttttaaaccttaaaatttgactcaaacatcaaatcaaggtctggcgatgtcaatccttcttccttagacccaaaaataaaaaattaatgaaagaatatcaactcatctataaaatcatacacaaaaatatgttttacaactcataagaaataaaaagcacaaatgtagataaataagataatttatgttttacatcaatatttataatattttaaacttttaaaaggtttcgaaatatataatttgaaccttttaaaaattttcaatatttataatatttaaaaattttaaaacttatatcttataatatctaaaaactttttaaaagctaagaacttttaaaagtttaaattttttaaatattataatatttttttgaaactttttaaagttttaatttgatcataaaaaactagatcaaaccaaataaaacttttaaacttggacgcctaataaatcaaactttcttgctcattcgttgtttgaagcatattaatcttatttatattggttctgaaccattgtataaaaaatttctagacgatgtgggatattgcgtttaattctttgatttccataaatttaaaatttaaaatttttttttctaaaaaactctgtaaatttaaaaaatgttaatgaatgacatgtcaaatcatgataggttgtttaaaataatttttaatatagaaaattctggaaattatataaaatgttaataagtgatatgataaatttctattggttgtttaaaatcctatgtggacgatCTTAGTAGCTTATAGcttatactttttattagtatagattagtCTACTACTATGTTTATGTATATTAAGAGA comes from Camelina sativa cultivar DH55 chromosome 19, Cs, whole genome shotgun sequence and encodes:
- the LOC104764849 gene encoding ferritin-2, chloroplastic-like, translating into MLLKASPALSLSGGGTNLFHPSRNSSNPLFSSRRSTFSVKAAKGTNTKSLTGVVFEPFEEVKREMDLVPTTPLVSLARHKFHDDSESAINDQINVEYNVSYIYHALYAYFDRDNVGLKGFARFFNDSSLEERGHAEKFMEYQNKRGGRVKLQSILMPVSEFDHEEKGDALYAMELALSLEKLTNEKLLKLQSVGVKNNDVQLVDFVESEFLGDQVGAIKKISEYVAQLRRMGKGHGVWHFDQMLLNEG
- the LOC104767447 gene encoding B3 domain-containing protein REM14-like; this translates as MGGATNEDNAVVKLKSNASDITWQVKIEGRRLTEGWQTFAICHDLRVGGIVVFRHDGGLLFHVTCFGPSCCEIQYDDDDDDVIQISSDSEKNQNTAEAGGSSSDHHSCFVACVTELNLRKDILFLPRGFSRSNGLMDRKCEIILLNKDGTPWTLILSHKPDGEVYIRSGWTSFCFENRLRVNDVLTLKLVQTGTTPVLQLCSSSTTSQCRFLTLTLRPYNLIQLCLPRKFVKANGIEKARKITLLDQYDVKRTTILKPNGKRANMSLGKEWREFCYVNGVNVGESFKLELIKEKEDTATHLLKFCSKVVNFP
- the LOC104764850 gene encoding sorting and assembly machinery component 50 homolog B-like; amino-acid sequence: MANPAEEPDVNPPIREPQEEEEEEVEELNGDEEEEDDYEGEDDDDTESKSQTREGRSSVDRIKAESLFRRMRAAPVPVRVHDVIVKGNEKTKDHIIEAELEAAREATTLQELLEASRVANSNLRALDIFDSVNITLDSGPPELPGTTNVVIEVVESKSPLTGQIGVYTKAEARSSSIEASLKYKNIFGYGDIWDGSIVHGYDNSAEVALGMYLPRFRGLSTPFTSRLYLSTQDWLKFSSYKERSLGLSLGLLSSKYHELVYTIAWRNLIDPSRAASVSIRRQLGHNLLSALKYTFKFDQRNSYLRPTSGYAFISTSQIGGLAPDSRSLRFLKQEIDLRYAVPFGFYNAALNFGVSGGVSFPWGSGYQNRPSSVPERFFLGGNSSPLCSLGGPSALWGFKTRGLGPNEPKRKGDNERDFVGGDAAVTAFADLSFDLPVRWLRERGIHGHVFASAGNMTKLSENEFRNFTVPKFLETFRTSVGAGIVLPTSVFRMELNYCHILKKQEHDQARSGVCVTFSASS